Proteins from a genomic interval of Arvicola amphibius chromosome 10, mArvAmp1.2, whole genome shotgun sequence:
- the Kctd10 gene encoding BTB/POZ domain-containing adapter for CUL3-mediated RhoA degradation protein 3 isoform X1, with product MEEMSGESVVSSAVPAAATRTTSFKGASPSSKYVKLNVGGALYYTTMQTLTKQDTMLKAMFSGRMEVLTDSEGWILIDRCGKHFGTILNYLRDGAVPLPESRREIEELLAEAKYYLVQGLLEECQAALQQNKDTYEPFCKVPVVTSSKEEQRLIATSNKPAVKLLYNRSNNKYSYTSNSDDNMLKNIELFDKLSLRFNGRVLFIKDVIGDEICCWSFYGQGRKIAEVCCTSIVYATEKKQTKVEFPEARIYEETLNILLYEAQDGRGPDNALLEATGGAAGRSHHLDEDEERERERIERVRRIHIKRPDDRAHLHQ from the exons ATG GAAGAGATGTCAGGAGAAAGTGTGGTGAGCTCAGCGGTGCCAGCAGCTGCTACCCGCACCACTTCCTTCAAGGGCGCGAGTCCTAGCTCCAAGTATGTGAAGCTGAACGTCGGGGGAGCTCTCTACTACACCACCATGCAGACACTCACCAAGCAGGACACCATGCTGAAGGCCATGTTCAGTGGCCGCATGGAAGTCCTCACTGACAGTGAAG GCTGGATCCTCATTGACCGCTGTGGGAAGCACTTCGGGACAATACTCAACTACCTTCGAGACGGGGCTGTGCCCTTGCCTGAGAGCCGCCGGGAGATCGAGGAGCTGCTAGCCGAGGCCAAGTACTACCTGGTGCAGGGCCTGCTAGAAGAGTGCCAGGCGGCCTTACAA CAGAACAAAGATACTTATGAACCCTTCTGCAAGGTTCCTGTCGTCACCTCCTCCAAGGAAGAACAGAGGCTTATAGCAACTTCAAATAAG CCAGCCGTGAAGTTGCTCTACAATAGAAGTAACAACAAATACTCTTACACCAG CAATTCTGATGACAATATGTTGAAGAACATCGAGCTCTTTGATAAACTTTCCCTGCGCTTTAACGGGAGGGTCCTGTTCATAAAGGATGTCATCGGGGACGAAATCTGCTGCTGGTCATTTTACGGCCAGGGCCGAAAAATTGCGGAAGTCTGTTGCACCTCCATCGTCTATGCCACGGAGAAGAAGCAGACCAAA GTTGAGTTCCCTGAAGCTCGCATTTATGAGGAGACCCTGAACATTTTGCTGTACGAGGCCCAGGATGGCCGAGGACCTGACAATGCACTCCTCGAGGCCACAGGTGGGGCAGCTGGACGCTCCCATCACCTGGACGAGGACGAGGAACGAGAACGGGAGAGGATTGAACGAGTGCGGAGGATCCACATCAAGCGTCCTGATGACCGGGCCCACCTCCACCAGTGA
- the Kctd10 gene encoding BTB/POZ domain-containing adapter for CUL3-mediated RhoA degradation protein 3 isoform X2, translating to MEEMSGESVVSSAVPAAATRTTSFKGASPSSKYVKLNVGGALYYTTMQTLTKQDTMLKAMFSGRMEVLTDSEGWILIDRCGKHFGTILNYLRDGAVPLPESRREIEELLAEAKYYLVQGLLEECQAALQNKDTYEPFCKVPVVTSSKEEQRLIATSNKPAVKLLYNRSNNKYSYTSNSDDNMLKNIELFDKLSLRFNGRVLFIKDVIGDEICCWSFYGQGRKIAEVCCTSIVYATEKKQTKVEFPEARIYEETLNILLYEAQDGRGPDNALLEATGGAAGRSHHLDEDEERERERIERVRRIHIKRPDDRAHLHQ from the exons ATG GAAGAGATGTCAGGAGAAAGTGTGGTGAGCTCAGCGGTGCCAGCAGCTGCTACCCGCACCACTTCCTTCAAGGGCGCGAGTCCTAGCTCCAAGTATGTGAAGCTGAACGTCGGGGGAGCTCTCTACTACACCACCATGCAGACACTCACCAAGCAGGACACCATGCTGAAGGCCATGTTCAGTGGCCGCATGGAAGTCCTCACTGACAGTGAAG GCTGGATCCTCATTGACCGCTGTGGGAAGCACTTCGGGACAATACTCAACTACCTTCGAGACGGGGCTGTGCCCTTGCCTGAGAGCCGCCGGGAGATCGAGGAGCTGCTAGCCGAGGCCAAGTACTACCTGGTGCAGGGCCTGCTAGAAGAGTGCCAGGCGGCCTTACAA AACAAAGATACTTATGAACCCTTCTGCAAGGTTCCTGTCGTCACCTCCTCCAAGGAAGAACAGAGGCTTATAGCAACTTCAAATAAG CCAGCCGTGAAGTTGCTCTACAATAGAAGTAACAACAAATACTCTTACACCAG CAATTCTGATGACAATATGTTGAAGAACATCGAGCTCTTTGATAAACTTTCCCTGCGCTTTAACGGGAGGGTCCTGTTCATAAAGGATGTCATCGGGGACGAAATCTGCTGCTGGTCATTTTACGGCCAGGGCCGAAAAATTGCGGAAGTCTGTTGCACCTCCATCGTCTATGCCACGGAGAAGAAGCAGACCAAA GTTGAGTTCCCTGAAGCTCGCATTTATGAGGAGACCCTGAACATTTTGCTGTACGAGGCCCAGGATGGCCGAGGACCTGACAATGCACTCCTCGAGGCCACAGGTGGGGCAGCTGGACGCTCCCATCACCTGGACGAGGACGAGGAACGAGAACGGGAGAGGATTGAACGAGTGCGGAGGATCCACATCAAGCGTCCTGATGACCGGGCCCACCTCCACCAGTGA